A part of Paenarthrobacter sp. A20 genomic DNA contains:
- a CDS encoding DUF6541 family protein: MGIGPLLLCVLLIVVLWWGPGWILGEALGVRRVLLPVVAPLLGMGVLTVIGVMGNALGLSWQLLPVTAVLLVLSALLFALRITLRRYFPDKFGSAAKPAIFGKHRFAGSWWILLAGLIAGGAVAAVSWIVGTEGLQGINQDWDIPWHANMIRLISVNHEWDPSIAGNFAYYDTNIPEAPIRSYPIAFHAVLSLFWPMSGVSIPVFLNVFVLVMMAVQLPLSTMALTMLVTRRPIAVAAAAAVAGWFTVYPYDLLWRGPLIPFFAGMLLVGPFALLAVKGAVERQKFWVPGIAFGAVGLIAVHPSLAFVVLPVLLFWLLSALIRRKGRILGITVYLAVSGVLAVVLGWPIIAQMLKESERVSKQVWAADTDRNGAIQNIIFLNHGSMAMPILTALVALGCLAMILRIRMWWYFGPVLAFAFLSVYTMGTDNPRFMTLTAPFYDDQWRIFGILVMLLVPLAGLGVAQLAEAIAWLVAKIRSRSGKSAPDGSHAGHRPSHVVTAAAAAAVLLVSGIAAIPYFKQNAERININTKVDGATLSASEVGLLSKIDQYVPADATVLNDSCDGSVWMYALGNRMPMIRHFEILPTNRQLLVLQKLPELATDPQVRDAAAELGIEWVYIADGRIRAWDEPKAGLTQPDSIPYLQLVVREGNAALYKIDWSQLPGGKEAFDASAKDRLQLDGVSGILENRNPDGIAPLGRIC; the protein is encoded by the coding sequence ATGGGTATCGGCCCGCTGCTGTTGTGTGTACTCCTGATCGTTGTGTTGTGGTGGGGCCCGGGCTGGATCTTGGGGGAAGCCTTGGGCGTTCGCCGGGTTCTGCTGCCCGTCGTGGCACCATTGCTCGGAATGGGCGTATTGACCGTGATCGGCGTGATGGGAAATGCGCTGGGACTCAGCTGGCAGCTGCTTCCAGTGACGGCTGTCCTGCTGGTTCTCTCTGCACTCCTGTTCGCCCTGCGCATCACATTGCGCCGCTATTTCCCGGATAAGTTCGGGTCCGCGGCCAAACCGGCGATATTTGGCAAGCATCGGTTTGCAGGCTCCTGGTGGATACTCCTTGCAGGACTGATCGCAGGCGGTGCGGTAGCCGCTGTCTCATGGATTGTTGGAACTGAAGGCCTCCAGGGGATCAATCAGGACTGGGATATCCCGTGGCACGCCAACATGATCCGGTTGATCTCGGTGAACCACGAGTGGGATCCGAGTATCGCGGGCAACTTCGCCTACTACGACACCAATATTCCTGAAGCTCCCATCCGGAGCTACCCGATTGCCTTCCACGCCGTGCTGTCGCTGTTCTGGCCGATGAGCGGTGTCAGCATCCCCGTGTTCCTTAACGTCTTTGTCCTGGTGATGATGGCAGTTCAACTGCCGTTGAGCACCATGGCACTGACGATGCTGGTCACTCGCCGCCCGATCGCCGTGGCTGCGGCTGCGGCCGTTGCCGGCTGGTTTACGGTCTACCCTTATGACCTCCTGTGGCGTGGCCCGCTGATTCCGTTCTTTGCCGGCATGCTGCTGGTAGGTCCATTCGCTCTGCTGGCAGTGAAGGGAGCGGTGGAACGGCAGAAGTTCTGGGTCCCCGGCATCGCGTTCGGGGCAGTAGGACTTATCGCCGTCCATCCCTCGCTGGCCTTCGTTGTACTTCCCGTACTTCTCTTCTGGTTGCTTTCGGCGTTGATCCGCCGAAAGGGCAGGATTCTCGGCATTACGGTATACCTCGCCGTCTCAGGTGTCCTCGCGGTGGTCCTCGGCTGGCCGATCATCGCCCAGATGCTGAAGGAATCCGAGCGCGTTTCCAAGCAGGTGTGGGCAGCGGACACCGATCGCAACGGAGCCATCCAAAACATCATTTTCCTGAACCATGGTTCGATGGCTATGCCGATCCTGACCGCCCTCGTGGCACTGGGCTGTTTGGCCATGATCCTCAGGATCCGCATGTGGTGGTATTTCGGTCCTGTGTTGGCCTTCGCATTCCTGTCGGTCTACACAATGGGTACCGACAACCCTAGATTCATGACGTTGACGGCTCCGTTCTACGACGACCAGTGGCGTATCTTCGGCATCCTCGTAATGCTCCTTGTACCGCTCGCAGGCTTGGGAGTGGCGCAGTTGGCCGAAGCCATCGCGTGGTTGGTCGCAAAGATACGCAGCAGGTCGGGGAAATCCGCCCCGGATGGATCTCACGCCGGCCACAGGCCCAGCCATGTAGTGACTGCTGCGGCAGCTGCGGCCGTGCTCCTGGTGAGTGGTATTGCCGCCATCCCCTACTTCAAGCAGAACGCCGAGCGGATCAACATCAATACCAAGGTTGATGGCGCAACGCTGAGTGCATCAGAAGTTGGGCTTCTCAGCAAGATCGACCAGTACGTGCCGGCGGACGCCACCGTGCTGAACGACTCATGCGATGGTTCGGTATGGATGTACGCACTGGGCAACCGCATGCCGATGATCCGCCATTTCGAGATTCTTCCGACAAACCGTCAGTTGCTCGTCCTCCAAAAGCTCCCTGAACTTGCAACGGATCCGCAGGTACGCGACGCGGCCGCTGAATTGGGCATCGAATGGGTCTACATTGCCGACGGCAGGATCAGGGCATGGGATGAGCCCAAGGCGGGGCTCACGCAGCCTGATTCCATTCCATACCTCCAGCTCGTGGTGCGTGAAGGAAACGCCGCCCTGTACAAGATCGACTGGTCCCAGTTGCCTGGTGGCAAGGAGGCATTCGATGCCTCGGCGAAGGACCGTCTGCAGCTTGACGGCGTATCAGGGATTCTTGAAAACCGGAATCCGGACGGCATTGCACCGCTAGGAAGGATCTGCTGA
- a CDS encoding ABC transporter ATP-binding protein, producing the protein MGAAVIVKGLKKTFNLRHSHSMKETLVWLAKGRKGDLTKKFDALHDVSFEIQPGETVALLGFNGSGKSTLLKLISGVILPDEGTVRTKGRVAGLIEVGAGFHPDLSGRENVYLNAAILGMTEQEIQDKFDDIVAFSEIEQFIDTEVKFYSSGMFLRLAFAVAVHTQPDIFLVDEILAVGDEPFQRKCLAKIKQLSDEGRTLVVVSHDLDMISRICDRGVVLSSGTVQFEGPADQAVAWLRERN; encoded by the coding sequence ATGGGCGCCGCAGTAATCGTCAAGGGCCTGAAGAAAACATTCAACCTCCGTCACTCGCACTCCATGAAGGAAACCCTCGTTTGGCTCGCCAAAGGGCGAAAAGGGGACCTCACCAAGAAGTTCGATGCGCTCCATGACGTGAGCTTTGAGATCCAGCCGGGGGAGACAGTGGCATTGCTGGGCTTCAACGGCTCCGGCAAGTCCACCTTGCTGAAGCTGATCTCGGGTGTCATCCTGCCCGACGAAGGCACCGTGCGTACCAAGGGCAGGGTTGCAGGTTTGATCGAGGTGGGAGCCGGGTTCCACCCGGATCTGTCCGGGCGTGAAAACGTCTACCTCAACGCAGCCATCCTTGGGATGACTGAGCAGGAGATCCAGGACAAGTTCGACGACATCGTTGCCTTCTCCGAGATCGAACAGTTCATTGATACTGAGGTGAAGTTCTACTCTTCGGGAATGTTCCTCCGGCTTGCTTTTGCGGTGGCCGTCCATACCCAACCCGATATTTTCCTCGTGGACGAGATCCTGGCGGTGGGTGACGAGCCCTTCCAGAGGAAGTGCCTTGCCAAAATCAAGCAACTCTCCGACGAAGGCCGCACCCTGGTGGTTGTCAGCCACGACCTTGACATGATTTCGCGGATTTGCGACAGGGGAGTGGTGTTGTCCTCCGGCACGGTCCAGTTCGAGGGTCCGGCGGACCAAGCTGTGGCGTGGCTGCGGGAACGCAACTAA
- a CDS encoding DegT/DnrJ/EryC1/StrS aminotransferase family protein: protein MSPEFIPPAKPIIGDEERRAVDAVLASGQLAQGSEVASFEQEFSQVLLDGRAAVAVNSGTSGLHLGLLAAGIGAGDEVIVPSFTFAATANSVALTGATPVFADVDPDHYTLDPASVEAKITDRTAAIMPVHLYGHPFNVDAIGALAAKHGVKVFEDAAQAHGAAVNGRKVGTFGDFAMFSLYPTKNMTSGEGGMVSTGLADVERRLRLLRNQGMERQYENELVGFNCRMTNIHAAIGRVQLTKVNGWTKTRQENAAFFDANIEGVVTPKVAEGYEHVYHQYTIRIAEDRDGFAKALREEYNVGCGVYYPIPNHRLAPFQTSDDLPVTEEAAASVLSLPVHPSLSQDDLDRIVAAVNAVAKAGS, encoded by the coding sequence ATGAGCCCCGAATTCATTCCCCCGGCCAAACCCATCATCGGCGATGAAGAGCGCAGGGCCGTCGATGCCGTGCTGGCCTCGGGCCAACTCGCCCAGGGCTCGGAGGTGGCGTCCTTTGAGCAGGAGTTTTCGCAGGTCCTCCTCGATGGCAGGGCAGCCGTTGCCGTTAACTCCGGCACTTCCGGTTTGCACCTGGGCCTTTTGGCAGCGGGCATTGGGGCTGGGGACGAGGTCATCGTCCCGTCATTCACGTTTGCTGCGACCGCAAACTCGGTAGCGCTGACTGGTGCCACTCCTGTTTTCGCCGATGTGGACCCGGACCACTACACGCTGGACCCGGCTTCGGTCGAGGCGAAAATCACGGATCGCACCGCTGCCATCATGCCCGTACACCTTTATGGGCACCCGTTTAATGTTGACGCCATCGGTGCACTCGCCGCTAAGCACGGTGTCAAGGTTTTCGAAGACGCGGCCCAAGCTCATGGTGCAGCCGTCAACGGGCGCAAGGTGGGTACATTCGGCGACTTCGCTATGTTCAGCCTTTACCCCACGAAGAACATGACGTCAGGCGAAGGCGGCATGGTCAGCACTGGTCTGGCGGATGTTGAACGTCGACTGAGGCTGCTCCGCAACCAAGGCATGGAACGCCAGTACGAAAATGAACTGGTCGGTTTCAACTGCCGCATGACAAACATCCACGCTGCCATCGGCCGCGTTCAGCTCACCAAAGTCAATGGTTGGACGAAGACCCGTCAGGAAAACGCAGCATTCTTTGATGCAAACATCGAAGGTGTCGTGACCCCCAAGGTCGCCGAAGGCTACGAGCACGTTTACCACCAGTACACGATTCGCATTGCCGAGGACCGTGACGGGTTTGCGAAGGCCCTCCGCGAGGAGTACAACGTTGGGTGCGGCGTTTACTACCCCATCCCCAACCACCGGCTTGCGCCTTTCCAGACCTCGGATGACCTCCCCGTCACTGAAGAAGCAGCAGCAAGCGTGCTGTCGCTCCCGGTGCACCCGTCCCTCAGCCAGGACGACCTTGACCGGATTGTTGCCGCTGTCAACGCCGTTGCCAAGGCAGGCAGCTAG
- a CDS encoding GtrA family protein, which produces MKAFISKFLASSLFKFLLIGGLSFLLDLGLLALCFQVFGWPLWLATGAGFWGSFFFNYFLQRHFAFNGGGTALGGVLRYSGLLVFNTLAVMGIVELFEFIGAGYVVGKVVATIVTMGWNYFIYKHWVFPQKKQSNSGSEQLDGQSGTDTPTQKLTPNSSEG; this is translated from the coding sequence ATGAAGGCATTTATCTCCAAGTTCCTGGCATCCAGCTTGTTCAAGTTCCTGCTCATCGGAGGCTTGAGCTTCCTGCTGGACCTTGGTCTCCTGGCCCTGTGCTTCCAGGTCTTTGGCTGGCCGCTGTGGCTGGCCACCGGTGCAGGCTTCTGGGGCAGCTTCTTCTTCAACTACTTCCTGCAGCGCCATTTTGCCTTCAACGGTGGCGGAACGGCCCTCGGGGGAGTGCTTCGGTATTCAGGCCTCCTGGTTTTCAATACGCTGGCTGTGATGGGCATTGTTGAGCTTTTCGAGTTCATTGGTGCCGGCTACGTAGTGGGTAAAGTGGTTGCGACGATCGTGACCATGGGGTGGAACTACTTCATTTACAAGCACTGGGTCTTTCCTCAGAAGAAGCAATCGAACAGCGGCAGCGAACAGTTAGATGGCCAGTCGGGCACCGACACGCCAACACAGAAACTCACACCAAACAGCAGCGAAGGATAA
- a CDS encoding acyltransferase: MLNEEGPSPVIVVAESADVSDKAVIGDGSKIWHLAQVREQAELGVNCIVGRGAYIGTGVKMGDNCKVQNYALVYEPAVLEAGVFIGPAVVLTNDTYPRAVSPDGSLKSAHDWEPVGVTIREGASIGARAVCVAPVTIGRWATVAAGAVVAKDVPDFALMVGVPAKRHGWVGKAGFPLQRSGENWVCPETGATYVEQNETLREVEA; this comes from the coding sequence GTGCTCAATGAGGAAGGACCTTCACCGGTGATAGTGGTTGCGGAGAGCGCCGATGTTTCAGACAAGGCGGTAATTGGTGATGGATCAAAGATTTGGCATCTGGCCCAAGTCCGCGAGCAGGCCGAATTGGGCGTCAATTGCATCGTAGGACGGGGTGCCTATATCGGCACTGGGGTCAAGATGGGGGACAACTGCAAGGTCCAGAACTATGCACTTGTCTACGAGCCCGCGGTACTTGAAGCCGGAGTTTTCATCGGCCCGGCCGTAGTGCTGACAAACGACACCTACCCCCGTGCGGTCAGCCCGGATGGCAGCTTGAAGAGCGCTCACGATTGGGAGCCGGTAGGCGTCACTATTCGTGAAGGTGCATCAATCGGTGCCCGTGCCGTCTGCGTCGCTCCAGTAACCATTGGTCGGTGGGCCACAGTTGCCGCCGGAGCCGTCGTGGCCAAGGATGTCCCTGATTTTGCCCTGATGGTCGGAGTTCCGGCCAAGCGCCACGGTTGGGTCGGCAAAGCTGGTTTCCCGCTGCAGCGCAGCGGTGAGAACTGGGTATGTCCGGAAACCGGCGCAACGTATGTTGAACAGAACGAGACCCTTCGAGAGGTAGAGGCATGA
- a CDS encoding ABC transporter permease, translating to MSNSTDTYAVPGVGAGLLDVYRRRYLLKLIVRKELRVRYRGSVLGLAWSYVKPLVQYVVLFFALGIVLRVGDQIPNYALYMFSGVIVINFFSEAFSNATRSIVSNAALVKKIYLPRELFPVASVWVAAVHFLPQLIVLLAAALLSGWHPDVMQLFGALLGFVIVAVTATGLGLLAGAVNVFFRDAENIVDMLMMIVTWTSPVLYDWTMIRRLAAPWVLTIYQLNPITVAVELFHWAFWYPTVDQPVELPPHLLVTGFIGLGMAALFLVIGQIVFRRLEGHFAQEV from the coding sequence ATGTCGAACTCCACTGATACTTATGCTGTTCCGGGGGTGGGCGCCGGACTGCTGGACGTGTACCGGCGGCGGTACCTCCTCAAACTGATTGTCCGCAAAGAACTTCGTGTCCGCTACCGCGGTTCGGTACTGGGTCTGGCATGGTCGTACGTCAAGCCGCTCGTCCAGTACGTCGTGTTGTTTTTCGCCTTGGGCATCGTTCTGCGCGTCGGGGACCAAATTCCCAACTACGCCCTGTACATGTTCTCCGGCGTCATTGTCATCAACTTCTTCTCCGAAGCATTTTCGAATGCCACAAGGTCGATCGTGTCGAACGCGGCACTGGTCAAAAAGATCTATCTTCCGCGTGAACTGTTCCCCGTAGCCTCCGTCTGGGTCGCTGCGGTCCACTTCCTTCCGCAATTGATTGTTCTGCTGGCCGCGGCCCTGCTGAGTGGGTGGCATCCGGATGTCATGCAGTTATTTGGCGCCCTTCTTGGCTTTGTCATTGTGGCCGTCACGGCAACCGGCCTCGGCCTGTTGGCCGGTGCCGTCAATGTGTTCTTCCGGGACGCCGAGAACATCGTCGATATGTTGATGATGATCGTGACGTGGACTTCGCCGGTCCTCTATGACTGGACGATGATCCGCCGGTTGGCAGCGCCCTGGGTTCTCACGATCTACCAGCTCAACCCCATCACCGTTGCCGTGGAGCTATTCCATTGGGCCTTCTGGTATCCGACGGTCGACCAGCCCGTCGAATTGCCCCCGCATCTCTTGGTGACGGGCTTCATAGGCCTCGGCATGGCAGCACTGTTCCTTGTTATTGGCCAGATCGTCTTCCGACGGCTCGAGGGCCACTTTGCGCAGGAGGTCTAA
- a CDS encoding Gfo/Idh/MocA family protein produces the protein MANLRAGLIGLGMMGRHHARVIRELEGVDLVAVADSFGDPHNVADGLTVFNTVEELIAQGIDMAVAAVPTILHEEVALQLAEAGVHCLVEKPIANDSESGRRIAEAFESKGLIGAVGHIERFNPSLQSLRDRLENGDLGEVYQISTRRQGPFPARIADVGVVKDLATHDIDLTAWLAQSNFINVVAHTTSRSGREHEDMVTAIGHLKSGVVTNHIVNWLSPMKERTTVVLGERGAFIADTISADLTFVENGTFQTDWDSVAAFRGVSEGSSTRFALAKREPLKMEHEAFRDAVLGKSLNIVTMAEGLETLRVAEAVLASAKSGSVIAL, from the coding sequence GTGGCGAATCTGCGCGCCGGCCTTATTGGACTGGGCATGATGGGTCGCCACCACGCCCGCGTCATCCGTGAACTGGAGGGCGTTGACCTGGTCGCCGTCGCCGATTCTTTCGGGGACCCCCACAACGTTGCCGACGGCCTGACAGTGTTCAACACGGTCGAGGAGCTCATTGCGCAGGGAATAGACATGGCCGTAGCGGCCGTGCCTACCATCCTGCACGAAGAAGTGGCACTTCAGCTGGCCGAGGCCGGTGTGCACTGCCTCGTTGAAAAGCCGATCGCGAACGACTCCGAGTCCGGCCGTCGCATTGCCGAAGCCTTTGAATCCAAAGGACTTATCGGTGCTGTCGGGCACATTGAACGGTTCAACCCTTCTCTGCAGAGCCTCCGGGACCGTTTGGAGAACGGCGACCTGGGTGAGGTCTACCAAATCAGCACGAGAAGGCAAGGACCGTTCCCGGCCCGCATCGCAGACGTAGGCGTGGTCAAGGACCTGGCAACCCATGACATCGACCTCACGGCGTGGCTGGCCCAGAGCAATTTCATCAACGTCGTGGCCCACACCACCTCCCGCAGCGGACGCGAGCACGAAGACATGGTTACGGCTATTGGCCATCTCAAGAGTGGGGTCGTGACAAACCACATCGTCAACTGGCTATCGCCCATGAAGGAACGCACTACGGTGGTTCTTGGCGAACGCGGGGCGTTCATCGCCGATACCATTTCCGCCGACCTTACGTTCGTGGAGAACGGGACGTTCCAGACGGACTGGGATTCGGTTGCAGCCTTCCGGGGCGTTTCCGAGGGATCCTCGACCCGCTTCGCGCTGGCGAAGCGCGAACCCCTCAAAATGGAGCATGAGGCCTTCCGTGATGCAGTTCTCGGAAAGTCACTGAACATCGTCACGATGGCAGAGGGGCTTGAGACTCTGCGGGTTGCGGAGGCCGTTTTGGCTTCGGCAAAATCCGGCTCAGTCATCGCTCTCTGA
- the glf gene encoding UDP-galactopyranose mutase produces the protein MNADLVVVGSGFFGLTIAERAATELGLKVAVLDRRHHIGGNAYSENEAQTGIEVHRYGAHLFHTSNERVWDYVNRFTKFTSYQHKVYTSHKGEVYPMPINLGTINQFFRSAMSPTEAKALIAEQAGELAGTDPQNLNDKGIQLIGRPLYEAFIKHYTGKQWQTDPKDLPAEIISRLPVRYNYDNRYFNDTYEGLPVDGYTAWIERMADHPNIEVVLNTDFFDDGEFGRSSVLGQVPVIYTGPVDRYFDYAEGDLSWRTIDLEEEVLPIEDFQGCSVMNYPDEDAAYTRIHEFRHFHPERDYTKDATVIMREFSRFAEKGDEPYYPVNTSDDRQKLLAYRDLARDEKSVLFGGRLGTYKYLDMHMAIGSALSMYDNKIKPHFTGGAKLESGGVDA, from the coding sequence GTGAACGCTGATCTCGTCGTCGTCGGCTCGGGTTTCTTTGGCCTGACCATTGCAGAACGCGCCGCTACCGAGTTGGGGCTGAAGGTCGCGGTGCTTGATCGCCGCCACCATATTGGAGGAAACGCCTACAGCGAGAATGAGGCCCAGACAGGAATCGAGGTACACCGCTACGGCGCGCACCTCTTCCACACGTCGAATGAACGCGTCTGGGATTATGTGAACCGCTTCACCAAGTTCACCAGCTACCAGCACAAGGTTTACACCAGCCATAAGGGCGAGGTTTACCCCATGCCCATCAACCTGGGCACCATCAACCAGTTCTTCCGCTCGGCCATGAGCCCAACGGAGGCGAAGGCACTTATTGCCGAACAGGCCGGCGAGTTGGCTGGAACTGATCCGCAGAACCTCAATGACAAGGGCATCCAGCTGATTGGCCGCCCCTTGTACGAAGCCTTCATCAAGCACTACACGGGCAAGCAGTGGCAGACGGATCCCAAGGACCTGCCGGCTGAAATTATTTCGCGGCTTCCCGTGCGTTACAACTATGACAACCGGTACTTCAATGACACCTACGAAGGGCTCCCGGTTGACGGCTACACCGCCTGGATTGAGCGTATGGCCGATCACCCGAACATTGAAGTCGTCCTGAACACGGATTTCTTCGACGACGGCGAGTTCGGCAGGTCATCAGTCCTCGGTCAGGTGCCAGTCATCTACACAGGCCCGGTGGATCGTTACTTCGACTATGCCGAGGGTGACCTGTCGTGGCGAACCATCGACCTTGAAGAAGAAGTCCTCCCCATTGAGGACTTCCAGGGTTGTTCCGTCATGAACTACCCGGACGAAGACGCGGCCTACACGCGAATCCATGAATTCCGCCACTTCCACCCCGAGCGGGACTACACCAAGGACGCGACGGTCATCATGCGGGAGTTCTCGCGCTTTGCCGAAAAAGGCGACGAGCCGTACTACCCGGTCAATACCTCTGATGACCGCCAGAAGCTGCTGGCCTATCGCGACCTCGCACGCGACGAGAAGTCTGTCCTGTTCGGCGGTCGCCTGGGCACGTACAAGTACCTCGACATGCACATGGCCATTGGCTCCGCCTTGTCCATGTACGACAACAAGATCAAGCCGCACTTCACTGGCGGCGCCAAGCTTGAAAGCGGGGGAGTGGACGCATGA
- a CDS encoding glycosyltransferase, whose translation MTATTNESQKTAMTTTDAPAKENLRIVQRVVFPANRDLDTLPLYVDPDTSKVKKEDGESSTVVQAVGMARKLHPEDILDRGSVQVRRGERLSFGSYFNAFPASYWRKWTVATKTVLHLDTEGEGTVIVYRSNARGASQRVDSILVEGAASNDFELTLAPFGDGGWYWFDLIAGGDGMTLKGAHWAVPDEGRSQGRVTLGVTTFNRADYCLETIKSIDADAGLREILAELIIVDQGNKKVADEAGFDAVAESMGDQLRVINQGNLGGSGGFARNMYEMVVSDKSDYVMLLDDDIELETEGVMRAVAFADLCRKPTIVGGHMFDMYNKSVLHAYSEVVNFYRFLWGPVEGLGNHDFSAAGLRSTPQLHRRWDADYNGWWMCLIPKTVVETIGLSLPVFIKWDDAEYSLRARAAGFPTVTLPGAAVWHVSWADKDDSVDWQAYYHERNRLIATLLHSPFPKGGRILRESLNTDVKHLVSMQYYPEQARIMALRDVLEGPGNLHQQLPTTMPKLRAMREEFQDSQVKTDPGAFPEVFRKRPPKKPQSYKQPGALGLLPWAVKTVLKQTLAPVRDSAKENPEAQVAHQDGKWWSLAHLDSAVVSNADGTGASWHLRDPKLARQLVVESAKLHAQLFSNWETLRAQYREALPEITSMESWRETFEASEPSK comes from the coding sequence ATGACGGCTACTACAAACGAAAGTCAGAAGACGGCGATGACAACCACGGACGCACCGGCTAAAGAAAACCTCCGCATCGTTCAGCGTGTGGTGTTCCCTGCAAACCGTGACCTTGACACCCTTCCGCTGTACGTCGACCCTGACACCAGCAAGGTGAAGAAGGAAGATGGCGAAAGCAGCACCGTAGTCCAGGCAGTTGGCATGGCGCGGAAACTCCATCCGGAAGACATCCTGGACCGGGGTTCCGTGCAGGTTCGTCGTGGAGAACGACTTTCCTTTGGATCGTACTTCAACGCTTTCCCGGCAAGCTATTGGCGGAAATGGACCGTCGCCACGAAGACAGTCCTGCACCTTGACACCGAAGGCGAGGGGACGGTCATTGTTTACCGCTCCAACGCCCGTGGCGCCTCACAGCGTGTGGATTCCATCCTCGTCGAAGGCGCAGCCAGTAACGACTTCGAGTTGACCCTTGCGCCGTTTGGCGACGGCGGCTGGTACTGGTTCGATCTGATCGCCGGCGGCGATGGCATGACCCTCAAGGGCGCACACTGGGCAGTTCCGGACGAAGGCCGCTCACAAGGACGGGTCACGCTCGGGGTAACGACATTCAACCGCGCGGACTACTGCCTCGAAACCATCAAGTCGATTGACGCTGACGCTGGGCTGAGGGAGATCCTCGCGGAGTTGATCATCGTCGACCAAGGCAACAAAAAGGTTGCCGACGAGGCCGGGTTTGATGCAGTCGCTGAGTCGATGGGTGACCAGCTGCGCGTTATCAACCAGGGTAATCTGGGCGGCTCGGGCGGCTTCGCCCGCAACATGTACGAGATGGTCGTTTCCGACAAGAGCGATTACGTCATGCTGTTGGATGACGATATTGAGCTTGAGACAGAGGGCGTCATGCGTGCAGTGGCGTTCGCTGATCTCTGCCGCAAGCCAACCATCGTCGGCGGACATATGTTTGACATGTACAACAAGTCTGTCCTCCACGCCTACTCGGAAGTCGTCAACTTCTACCGCTTCCTGTGGGGACCGGTCGAAGGCCTTGGCAACCACGACTTCTCTGCTGCAGGGTTGCGGTCCACCCCTCAGCTGCACAGGCGTTGGGATGCCGACTATAACGGTTGGTGGATGTGCCTCATCCCCAAGACCGTGGTGGAAACCATCGGCCTTTCCCTGCCCGTCTTCATCAAGTGGGATGACGCAGAGTATTCACTGCGCGCCCGTGCAGCCGGGTTCCCGACGGTCACTCTTCCCGGGGCGGCAGTCTGGCACGTCTCCTGGGCCGACAAGGACGACTCTGTTGACTGGCAGGCCTACTACCACGAGCGCAACAGGCTTATCGCGACTCTCCTGCACTCGCCGTTCCCCAAGGGCGGACGCATCCTGCGCGAAAGCCTGAACACGGACGTCAAGCACTTGGTGTCCATGCAGTACTACCCGGAGCAGGCGCGGATCATGGCCCTGCGGGATGTCCTTGAGGGTCCGGGCAACCTGCACCAACAGTTGCCCACCACGATGCCTAAACTCCGTGCAATGCGCGAAGAATTCCAGGACTCACAGGTCAAGACGGATCCCGGGGCCTTCCCGGAGGTCTTCCGGAAGCGTCCCCCCAAGAAGCCGCAGTCCTACAAGCAGCCCGGAGCTTTGGGCTTGCTGCCGTGGGCCGTAAAGACTGTCCTGAAGCAAACGCTAGCCCCCGTGCGTGACTCCGCCAAGGAGAACCCCGAGGCACAGGTGGCGCACCAGGACGGCAAATGGTGGAGCCTTGCGCACCTGGACAGTGCGGTCGTCTCCAATGCGGATGGAACGGGAGCGTCGTGGCACTTGCGTGACCCCAAGCTGGCCCGCCAGCTCGTGGTGGAATCGGCAAAACTGCACGCCCAGCTCTTCTCCAACTGGGAGACCTTGCGGGCCCAGTATCGCGAAGCCCTTCCAGAGATCACTTCCATGGAATCCTGGCGGGAAACTTTTGAAGCGTCGGAGCCCAGCAAGTAG